The following are encoded in a window of Carya illinoinensis cultivar Pawnee chromosome 15, C.illinoinensisPawnee_v1, whole genome shotgun sequence genomic DNA:
- the LOC122297630 gene encoding uncharacterized protein LOC122297630, whose translation MSQAKRERGRGPSGPGRGSVFPLIGRNQQPEPVGWILRDEAGVDSDDSTQPPDELHPSFLPPFIPAEVNTTCNNQDDVCGDHIEPNTSKRGRGVAKGTEFERIRKYGKIPLEIKEGKIGPSCNNRTVYTTRVTWIVKHYADMRHVSWNVVDEKEKQELIDRVRADFVLDWTLKNHRRTVMSQLSRAYNAFHYKLHKKYLSYATHEEAAKANVGGSVEQTVWEWLCNRWGSDSFKKMSRQNKENRAKQMVNHTSGRTSFVVLMERKKDKNMIDFYKDVHWSNKKGRFITPTTEDNYNQMVEKMNAKEPDTRTDEAAANIFREVLGHRPGYSRGMGHSVMPESPKVPGIQK comes from the exons ATGAGTCaggcaaaaagagagagaggcagAGGACCTTCTGGACCAGGGCGAGGATCAGTGTTTCCTCTTATTGGACGAAACCAACAACCAGAACCAGTAGGTTGGATATTGAGGGATGAAGCAGGCGTGGACTCTGATGATTCCACTCAACCCCCAGATGAGTTACATCCATCTTTTTTGCCTCCATTTATTCCTGCAGAGGTGAATACCACATGCAATA ACCAGGATGATGTTTGTGGGGATCATATAGAACCAAATACTAGTAAACGTGGTAGGGGTGTGGCCAAAGGTACTGAGTTTGAGAGGATTCGAAAGTATGGCAAAATACCACTTGAGATCAAAGAGGGGAAGATAGGTCCATCATGCAACAATAGAACAGTCTACACAACGAGAGTGACATGGATCGTGAAGCACTATGCAGACATGAGGCATGTTAGCTGGAATGTTGTTGATGAAAAGGAGAAACAAGAACTTATTGATCGAGTTCGA GCTGACTTTGTCTTGGATTGGACATTGAAAAATCATCGTCGAACTGTCATGAGTCAGCTATCTCGTGCATATAATGCGTTTCATTACAAGCTACACAAAAAGTACTTGAGTTATGCAACACATGAGGAGGCAGCAAAAGCTAATGTAGGGGGATCGGTAGAGCAAACAGTTTGGGAGTGGTTATGCAACCGGTGGGGAAGTGATTCATTCAAG AAAATGTCCaggcaaaacaaagaaaatagggCTAAACAGATGGTCAACCACACAAGCGGAAGGACATCATTTGTTGTACTAATGGAGAGAAAG AAGGACAAAAATATGATTGATTTCTACAAAGATGTGCATTGGTCAAACAAAAAGGGGAGATTTATCACACCAACTACAGAAGACAATTAT AACCAGATGGTTgaaaagatgaatgcaaaaGAGCCAGATACTCGCACAGATGAAGCAGCAGCAAACATATTTAGGGAGGTCTTGGGACATAGACCAGGGTATTCTAGAGGGATGGGGCACTCTGTTATGCCTGAATCTCCTAAAGTACCTGGCATTCAGAAATAA
- the LOC122297584 gene encoding amino acid permease 3-like, whose amino-acid sequence MRTQALSHDQNSCDGAESIKMHQIQNTATNNQLPYQDPRHCSDSEFVDDDGRSPKRAGNVRSACVSLTTAIVASPKYMFLPGNVARLGWVAGPAGVIFFSLLTYCTSALPCACYPSPEVPAKRNHTYMDAIRSNLDGAKYFKICLVIQYLNLLAAASEYTVFAALMMMHVARDIKYGLSINCRNAADACYVNPMPYFMAFAVAQIILFQIPKFPQLRMSLSILCLMMFLLYSGIGLGLAIAKVAGVHGVYYADHLALTDSNNTMTRAQKIMKIVQAVGEIALAYDLSAVLIEIMDTVKSPPSEAETMKKATRVSLILTTFVSMLHGCLLYAAFGNNVSPVFLLHGFYKSYWLLNMIATAAIVLQFAGGYQIYLLPILAMVEETLAKRFPDNELITKDIKIPTGCRHFGPYKLNLFRLVWRTLFVITTTALSMFLPIYLDLLKLFQILAFWPMAVYFPVEMYIVQKEIPKWSKRWICLQILSVGSLIGTIATAAASSVSIGSNYYNPFKPKYF is encoded by the exons ATGAGAACTCAAGCTCTCAGTCATGATCAGAACTCATGTGATGGAGCTGAA TCCATAAAGATGCATCAGATTCAGAACACTGCCACAAATAACCAGCTTCCATACCAAGACCCACGACACTGCAGCGACTCTGAGTTCGTCGACGACGATGGCCGCAGCCCAAAGCGAGCAG GGAATGTTCGGAGTGCGTGTGTTTCCTTAACAACGGCTATTGTGGCTAGCCCCAAGTATATGTTCTTGCCAGGGAACGTTGCACGACTTGGATGGGTAGCTGGTCCCGCCGGGGTAATCTTCTTCTCCCTCTTGACTTACTGTACCTCCGCTTTGCCGTGCGCTTGCTACCCTTCACCTGAAGTCCCTGCCAAGAGAAACCATACTTACATGGATGCCATTCGATCCAACTTGg ATGGGGCAAAGTACTTCAAGATCTGCTTGGTGATTCAGTACCTGAACCTTCTTGCAGCAGCCAGCGAGTACACTGTATTTGCAGCCCTAATGATGATGCACGTAGCTAG GGATATCAAGTACGGGCTCTCTATTAATTGTCGCAACGCAGCTGATGCATGTTATGTTAATCCCATGCCATACTTCATGGCTTTCGCCGTTGCTCAAATAATTCTCTTTCAAATTCCCAAGTTTCCTCAGCTGCGCATGAGTTTGTCCATTCTGTGTCTTATGATGTTCCTACTTTATTCAGGAATTGGACTTGGCCTTGCTATCGCTAAAGTTGCAG GTGTGCATGGGGTATATTATGCAGATCACCTTGCATTAACGGATAGTAATAATACTATGACTCGAGcccaaaaaataatgaagatcGTCCAAGCAGTCGGGGAAATAGCTCTTGCATACGATTTATCAGCTGTCCTTATCGAAATCATG GATACAGTTAAATCCCCACCATCAGAAGCCGAGACAATGAAAAAGGCCACTCGAGTTAGCCTTATACTCACAACCTTTGTCTCCATGCTTCATGGCTGCTTGCTTTATGCTGCTTTTGGAAATAACGTCTCTCCTGTATTCCTCCTTCATGGCTTCTATAAATCATATTGGCTGCTTAACATGATAGCAACTGCTGCCATTGTACTCCAATTTGCTGGAGGATACCAGATCTATTTGCTACCCATTTTGGCCATGGTTGAGGAAACCCTAGCAAAGAGATTCCCGGATAATGAACTCATCACCAAAGACATTAAAATCCCGACCGGCTGCAGGCATTTTGGTCCCTACAAACTCAACCTATTTCGACTGGTTTGGAGGACACTTTTCGTGATCACAACCACTGCGTTATCAATGTTTCTACCAATCTACCTCGACCTGCTTAAACTCTTTCAGATTTTGGCCTTTTGGCCTATGGCAGTTTACTTCCCAGTGGAGATGTATATCGTGCAAAAGGAGATACCAAAGTGGAGCAAAAGATGGATTTGCCTTCAAATCCTCAGTGTCGGGTCCCTCATTGGTACCATAGCCACAGCTGCTGCCTCTAGTGTTAGTATTGggtctaattattataatcCCTTCAAGCCAAAGTATTTCTAG